The following coding sequences are from one Gemmatimonadota bacterium window:
- a CDS encoding PIN domain-containing protein produces the protein MSNFLLDTGLLLGFCRSAPWALRTRTVHSFEDPETMVFTSVVCHGELLSLAEKFGWGRDRRTQLQEVMATMPIIDINNESILETYAQIDAWTHGKSVTSPDSTPPPKPAIPMKQNDIWIAATAHISDAVLLSTDKDFEHLNNVWLKFIYVDQKLG, from the coding sequence ATGAGCAACTTCTTGCTGGATACCGGTCTGTTGTTAGGATTTTGTCGATCAGCCCCCTGGGCACTCCGAACGCGAACGGTACATAGCTTTGAAGATCCGGAAACGATGGTCTTTACGTCGGTTGTCTGTCACGGCGAGTTGCTATCACTCGCTGAAAAGTTCGGTTGGGGCAGAGATAGACGAACCCAACTCCAGGAAGTTATGGCGACAATGCCAATAATCGACATCAATAATGAATCTATATTAGAAACCTACGCGCAAATTGACGCCTGGACACATGGGAAATCCGTCACGTCTCCCGATAGCACCCCACCACCTAAACCAGCTATCCCGATGAAACAGAACGATATATGGATTGCGGCTACTGCACATATTAGCGATGCTGTACTGCTGTCAACAGACAAAGACTTCGAACACCTTAATAATGTGTGGCTTAAATTTATCTATGTCGATCAAAAACTTGGGTAA
- a CDS encoding DUF262 domain-containing protein, whose protein sequence is MKVSTILDHIDSGHMALPEFQRGYVWNREQVRGLFYSLYRRHPVGGLLVWATEGKDAAHRGDSSLAPGIVKLLLDGQQRMTSLYGVMRGHPPAFFDGNEQSFTGLQFHLEDETFEFYQPVKMKGDPLWVDVTKLMQAGNDGLGGFITTLSTNNEYAEQVGDYIGRLGTLLGIAEIELHIDEVTGPDKTPDVVVDIFNRVNSGGTKLSKGDLALAKICAEWPEARDTMKATLQEWKDAGYDFTLDWLLRSVNTVLTGEARFNHLYDRGVLDIQDGLKRATKHINTCLNMIAGRLGLDHDRVFFGRFAIPVMVRYLDQKQGKISAEERDKLLFWYAQAGMWGRFSGSTESAIDQDLATLAEGNLDNLLEELRLWNGGLRIEPGHFTGWSLGARFYPVLYMLTRMAEAKDWGDGLPLRENLLGKMNQLEVHHIFPKARLYKLGHRRQDVNALANYCFLTKDTNFSILDRLPEDYFAEVEDRYPSALTSQWIPDDHNLWKIENYFDFLDTRKKLLAKEANYRFAELLHGETNFLDASPAAITTPSVAADTVTIIPVPTGGIATEEEELEVEAINNWLEAQGLPHGQINFELSDETTGEQRAVLDLAWPDGLQPGLTIPVAVLLNEPNEVLSIASAAGYRCFPTKVTFRAYVNAEILGVDAEAA, encoded by the coding sequence ATGAAAGTCTCTACCATCCTTGATCACATTGACTCCGGTCACATGGCCTTGCCCGAATTTCAGCGAGGATACGTCTGGAACCGCGAACAGGTGCGTGGTCTCTTTTACTCCCTTTACAGGCGACATCCGGTGGGCGGGCTGTTGGTTTGGGCGACCGAAGGAAAGGATGCCGCGCATCGGGGCGATAGCTCACTAGCACCGGGCATCGTGAAGTTGCTTCTCGATGGGCAGCAACGTATGACTTCGCTTTATGGCGTGATGCGTGGCCATCCACCGGCTTTTTTCGATGGCAATGAACAGAGTTTTACGGGACTTCAATTTCATCTGGAGGATGAGACTTTTGAGTTCTATCAACCGGTAAAAATGAAGGGCGACCCGCTATGGGTGGATGTAACCAAGCTCATGCAGGCGGGCAATGACGGCCTTGGAGGATTCATAACGACGCTCAGTACGAACAATGAATATGCAGAACAGGTCGGAGACTACATCGGTCGATTGGGAACGCTTCTTGGTATTGCTGAGATTGAGTTGCATATCGACGAGGTCACTGGACCAGACAAAACCCCCGATGTCGTCGTGGATATATTCAATCGCGTGAATAGCGGCGGGACGAAGCTGTCTAAGGGCGATCTGGCCCTCGCTAAAATTTGCGCGGAATGGCCTGAGGCACGCGACACTATGAAAGCCACCCTACAGGAATGGAAGGATGCCGGATACGATTTTACGCTCGACTGGCTGCTCCGATCAGTCAACACGGTCCTAACTGGCGAAGCGAGGTTTAACCACCTGTATGACAGGGGCGTACTGGATATCCAAGACGGTCTGAAACGGGCCACAAAACATATCAATACCTGTCTGAACATGATTGCAGGGCGACTTGGTCTTGACCATGATCGAGTCTTTTTTGGACGCTTCGCCATACCAGTCATGGTACGTTATTTGGATCAGAAACAAGGAAAGATCAGCGCGGAAGAGCGCGATAAGTTGCTGTTCTGGTATGCCCAAGCCGGAATGTGGGGCCGTTTCTCCGGGTCGACGGAAAGTGCTATTGATCAAGATCTGGCGACACTTGCAGAAGGTAACCTTGACAATTTGCTTGAGGAACTGCGTTTGTGGAATGGTGGACTTCGCATCGAACCAGGGCACTTCACTGGCTGGAGTCTTGGTGCACGATTTTATCCCGTGCTCTACATGTTGACCCGCATGGCCGAGGCCAAGGACTGGGGCGATGGGCTGCCGCTGCGCGAAAACCTTCTCGGCAAAATGAACCAGCTTGAAGTGCATCACATCTTCCCCAAGGCTCGGCTGTACAAGCTCGGACACCGCCGACAAGACGTCAACGCACTAGCCAACTACTGCTTCTTGACGAAGGACACAAATTTCTCCATCCTTGACCGCCTACCTGAAGATTACTTCGCCGAGGTTGAGGATCGGTATCCAAGCGCATTGACATCACAATGGATTCCTGACGATCACAACCTCTGGAAGATCGAGAACTACTTTGACTTCCTCGATACGCGAAAGAAGCTTTTGGCAAAAGAGGCAAACTATCGGTTTGCGGAACTTCTACACGGCGAGACCAACTTTCTGGACGCTTCACCAGCCGCAATTACAACCCCTTCGGTTGCAGCTGACACTGTTACTATCATTCCGGTGCCTACTGGCGGCATTGCCACTGAAGAGGAAGAACTTGAGGTTGAAGCCATCAACAATTGGTTAGAAGCACAAGGACTACCGCACGGTCAGATCAACTTCGAGCTGTCTGATGAGACCACAGGCGAGCAACGTGCCGTGCTTGATCTCGCCTGGCCCGATGGTCTTCAGCCTGGCTTGACTATTCCAGTGGCGGTTCTGTTGAACGAACCAAATGAAGTCCTGTCCATCGCTAGCGCGGCGGGGTATCGTTGCTTTCCTACAAAGGTTACTTTCCGCGCTTACGTCAACGCCGAGATACTGGGAGTAGATGCGGAAGCCGCCTGA
- the gatC gene encoding Asp-tRNA(Asn)/Glu-tRNA(Gln) amidotransferase subunit GatC, whose amino-acid sequence MVSKDDVQKMAQLARLNFAPEEEAQLIEDLNRMLEYVAALDRLDTTEVSPTAHVLPLENAFRDDVMGQSLDRSDALANAPLSGQGHFRVPRVIE is encoded by the coding sequence ATGGTTTCAAAAGATGATGTCCAAAAAATGGCGCAACTTGCGCGCTTGAACTTTGCGCCGGAAGAAGAGGCGCAACTAATCGAAGACTTGAACCGCATGCTCGAATATGTTGCGGCACTTGATCGACTCGATACAACAGAGGTCTCCCCAACAGCGCATGTACTCCCCCTGGAAAATGCGTTTCGTGACGATGTAATGGGGCAATCGTTGGATCGGTCGGACGCGCTGGCAAATGCCCCGCTTTCCGGGCAAGGTCATTTCCGCGTCCCCAGAGTAATTGAATAA
- a CDS encoding CTP synthase, translated as MKKNDREPKYIVVAGGVISGVGKGLATASIGKILQYYGYKTTAIKIDPYLNYDAGTLRPTEHGEVWVTDDGGEIDLDLGNYERFLGLDLPRTNNLTTGQIYHAVIERERRGEYLGQTVQPIPHITDEIKNRVQQAAQGSDIALVEIGGTIGDDENIPFFFAMKGLEREIGEANIMYVLVSYLPVPDHINEMKTKPTQHAVKLLSGHGMVPDFIICRATRPVDEVRKRKIEVSANIPKDRIISAPDLDIVYQVPIHYESEQVGVKMLAHLGLKPKKEPDWTRWTHLVQKIRQPSQTVKVAMVGKYVEIGDYEFTDSYISVNQSLEHAGANLDTRIDISWIDSASLEMGEVEDVLGEFDGIIVPGAFGEGGAEGVIEAIRYARENGLPFLGLCYGLQMAVVEYARNAVGLKDANSAENDPDTPHAVIDIQMSQREIIEESRFGGTMRLGGYVAVLRRESVVLDLYERTGRLEEDAWRIDQLRKNPSEAFRLGVLLESERCVIERHRHRYEVSPKFVDLLDEFGLIFSGYHRREDGTKLMEFIELPDHPFFVATQSHPEFKSRLEQPAPLFYGFVEAVVAHSKERVGDASVSEKSV; from the coding sequence GTGAAAAAAAATGATCGCGAACCAAAATACATCGTGGTTGCCGGGGGGGTGATCAGTGGCGTGGGGAAAGGACTCGCCACGGCTTCTATCGGTAAAATTTTGCAGTATTACGGCTATAAAACCACAGCCATAAAAATTGATCCCTATTTGAATTACGATGCCGGAACACTCAGGCCCACGGAACACGGCGAGGTGTGGGTTACGGATGACGGGGGTGAGATCGATCTCGATTTGGGCAACTACGAGCGGTTTCTTGGCCTGGATTTGCCCCGCACAAACAATCTTACAACCGGACAAATTTATCACGCGGTTATCGAGCGGGAGCGACGGGGAGAATATCTCGGACAGACCGTTCAACCGATTCCACATATTACTGACGAGATCAAAAACCGGGTCCAGCAGGCTGCACAGGGGTCCGATATCGCGCTGGTCGAAATTGGCGGCACCATTGGTGACGATGAGAACATCCCGTTTTTCTTTGCAATGAAGGGCCTGGAGCGGGAAATTGGCGAGGCTAATATTATGTATGTGCTGGTTAGCTATTTGCCCGTACCCGATCATATCAACGAGATGAAGACCAAACCCACCCAGCACGCAGTCAAACTGCTCAGTGGTCATGGCATGGTGCCCGACTTTATTATTTGTCGCGCCACGCGCCCGGTTGATGAGGTGCGAAAACGCAAAATTGAGGTTTCTGCCAATATCCCAAAAGATCGCATTATTTCTGCGCCAGATTTGGATATCGTGTATCAGGTTCCGATCCATTATGAAAGCGAGCAGGTCGGTGTTAAAATGCTTGCACATCTGGGGCTAAAACCAAAAAAAGAGCCCGATTGGACGCGGTGGACACATTTGGTGCAGAAGATTCGCCAGCCTTCACAGACGGTTAAAGTGGCGATGGTTGGAAAATACGTCGAGATCGGCGATTACGAATTTACGGATTCGTACATTTCAGTGAACCAATCTCTCGAACACGCCGGTGCCAATTTGGATACGCGCATCGATATTTCCTGGATTGATTCGGCCAGCCTCGAAATGGGAGAGGTCGAAGATGTGCTTGGAGAATTTGATGGCATTATTGTCCCGGGTGCCTTTGGTGAAGGAGGGGCCGAAGGCGTGATTGAGGCCATTCGCTATGCGCGTGAAAATGGTCTGCCATTTCTCGGACTGTGTTATGGACTCCAGATGGCAGTTGTCGAATATGCGCGAAACGCAGTGGGATTAAAAGATGCCAATTCGGCTGAAAATGACCCCGACACGCCCCACGCTGTAATCGATATTCAGATGAGCCAGCGAGAAATTATTGAAGAAAGTCGTTTTGGCGGCACGATGCGTCTGGGAGGATATGTGGCTGTACTCCGTCGTGAGAGCGTCGTTCTCGATCTGTATGAACGCACGGGGCGCCTGGAGGAAGATGCCTGGCGCATCGATCAACTGCGAAAGAATCCGTCTGAAGCTTTCCGCCTGGGCGTTCTTCTCGAAAGCGAGCGCTGTGTAATTGAACGCCATCGCCATCGCTATGAAGTATCGCCCAAATTCGTCGATTTGCTCGATGAATTTGGCCTGATTTTTTCCGGGTATCACCGCCGAGAGGATGGTACTAAACTCATGGAATTTATCGAGTTACCGGACCATCCTTTTTTTGTGGCTACGCAATCTCATCCCGAATTTAAGTCGCGCCTCGAACAGCCCGCCCCTTTGTTTTACGGTTTTGTAGAAGCTGTTGTCGCTCACTCAAAGGAACGAGTTGGTGATGCGTCGGTTTCTGAAAAAAGCGTCTGA
- the lptC gene encoding LPS export ABC transporter periplasmic protein LptC, producing the protein MRRFLKKASEALLCALCACTPADRVEQVVEETPVNREMWHWSTRITDRGKSRAQVRAGSFQQVSENEPARFFDGVRVVFFNSQGDTVSTLSAERGEINASGDDMKVFGDVVVIARDRTQLQTDSLRWQRDEDRIRGEGYVVISRPDGTETGVGFNASSDLKQWTLLFVNTQMRR; encoded by the coding sequence ATGCGTCGGTTTCTGAAAAAAGCGTCTGAAGCTCTGTTGTGTGCCCTGTGCGCCTGCACGCCTGCTGATCGGGTAGAACAAGTTGTGGAAGAAACGCCAGTTAACCGAGAAATGTGGCACTGGTCCACGCGGATTACAGATCGCGGCAAATCCCGAGCACAGGTTCGAGCGGGTTCTTTTCAACAGGTGTCGGAAAATGAACCCGCTCGATTTTTCGATGGGGTTCGGGTTGTATTTTTTAATTCTCAAGGCGATACAGTTTCCACACTGAGTGCTGAAAGGGGCGAAATTAACGCATCGGGCGACGATATGAAAGTATTTGGGGATGTCGTTGTCATAGCACGAGACCGCACGCAATTGCAAACGGATTCGCTGCGCTGGCAACGCGATGAGGATCGCATTAGGGGTGAGGGCTATGTGGTGATTTCTCGGCCCGATGGAACAGAGACGGGGGTGGGTTTTAATGCCTCATCAGACCTGAAACAGTGGACACTTTTGTTTGTAAATACGCAGATGAGACGCTAA
- the lptB gene encoding LPS export ABC transporter ATP-binding protein encodes MNLRAEGLVKKYARRLVVNQVNLIVNPGEIVGLLGPNGAGKTTCFYLIVGAISSNAGHIFLGDRDITALPMYRRARLGIGYLAQESTVFRKMTVLENVLSVLEYEKMAKAERLDRAHKVLEDLGVGHLSHQRADSLSGGETRRLEIARALSRDPLFMLLDEPFAGVDPRAVEDIQNIIAELKRLNIGVLITDHNVRETLAITDRSYLLSEGKILLSGTSRALAASDEARRIYLGDRFRLDS; translated from the coding sequence GTGAACCTGAGAGCCGAGGGACTGGTCAAAAAATACGCGCGACGTCTGGTTGTCAATCAGGTCAACTTGATTGTCAATCCCGGTGAAATTGTCGGCCTATTAGGGCCTAATGGCGCGGGAAAAACCACCTGTTTTTACCTCATTGTCGGCGCAATTTCGTCAAATGCCGGACACATTTTCTTAGGTGATCGAGACATCACGGCATTGCCCATGTATCGCCGCGCACGCCTGGGCATCGGTTATCTGGCACAGGAATCTACGGTTTTTAGAAAGATGACTGTATTGGAAAATGTACTGTCCGTGCTCGAATACGAGAAAATGGCTAAGGCAGAACGGTTAGACCGCGCTCACAAGGTATTGGAAGATCTGGGAGTGGGACATTTATCGCACCAACGCGCAGATAGTTTGTCGGGCGGCGAAACGCGCCGACTGGAAATTGCACGGGCACTCTCTCGAGATCCGCTTTTTATGCTGCTTGACGAACCTTTTGCCGGCGTGGATCCACGTGCGGTTGAAGATATTCAAAATATTATTGCAGAATTGAAACGCCTGAATATTGGGGTTTTGATTACAGATCACAATGTGCGAGAAACTCTGGCGATTACTGACCGCTCCTATTTGCTCTCCGAGGGAAAGATTCTCCTATCAGGTACATCCCGGGCATTGGCAGCAAGCGACGAAGCGCGTCGCATTTATCTGGGTGACCGATTTCGCCTGGATTCGTGA
- a CDS encoding MOSC domain-containing protein, giving the protein MKHVTMAELETGLEGIRQSPTDAGVLALIVRRPKVEAREVLDVGKLDLFEGLVGDNWKTRGSSQTADGSAHPDMQLNIMNARVIALLAQKKERWALAGDQLYMDLDLSAENVPPGTRLSLGEAVIEVTDQPHTGCKKFAARFGLDALKFISSPVGKQLQLRGINAKVIRSGTIRIGDTVEKV; this is encoded by the coding sequence ATGAAACATGTAACGATGGCAGAGTTGGAAACGGGATTAGAAGGTATTCGCCAGTCGCCCACAGATGCGGGTGTGCTGGCGTTGATTGTGCGACGGCCGAAGGTTGAAGCGCGGGAGGTCCTGGATGTGGGGAAACTCGATCTGTTTGAAGGACTCGTGGGCGACAACTGGAAAACGCGCGGCAGTTCTCAAACCGCAGATGGGTCGGCCCATCCAGACATGCAACTCAACATTATGAACGCCCGCGTGATTGCCCTGTTGGCACAGAAAAAGGAGCGTTGGGCACTGGCGGGGGATCAATTGTATATGGATCTCGATTTGAGCGCAGAGAATGTGCCACCGGGTACCAGACTGAGTCTGGGGGAAGCGGTGATCGAGGTAACAGATCAACCGCACACGGGCTGTAAAAAATTTGCTGCGCGTTTTGGGTTGGATGCGCTGAAATTTATCAGTTCTCCCGTGGGCAAACAGCTTCAGTTGCGCGGCATCAATGCAAAGGTCATTCGCTCTGGCACTATACGGATTGGTGATACTGTGGAGAAGGTGTAA
- the rpoN gene encoding RNA polymerase factor sigma-54 — MIGLDYTQSQMLQQKLAPQLIQSLHLLQMPTLELAELIRQELEINPLLEIDEEATLDLEQEEPEAELDDETEDEEQDEAPLEELEFEESDLNTLDTDVFDAHDWDHYLNESGYASPREEFESNEDWHNDSTIEKTLRDSLLEQVVVTDLSPSDRIIAEYLICNIDEDGFLECSTEEVADELGVNHDNVERILGIIQTFDPVGVGARNLQECLLIQLKEKNITNGLVTKVVRNHLDDWINRRFSQINQALDTSIDDMRVVEEVLASLSPKPNVEPEPELNLNHVIPDLEVQKIGDEYVVSLTDRMLPELRVSPIYRTLLRQSNKSGRDDLKLRETKKFVVEKLNSARWFINAIHQRRITMLKVMRCIVENQIEFFDRGPGFLKPMVLQEVADRVQMHISTISRVSNGKYVQTPHGVYELKYFFDSGLSRYDDDDISARSVKEKIAALIRDEDVQNPLSDQHISDILEKEGITIARRTVAKYRDELNISSARLRKAI; from the coding sequence ATGATTGGTCTTGATTATACACAATCTCAGATGCTCCAACAAAAACTGGCGCCGCAACTTATCCAGTCTTTGCACCTGCTCCAAATGCCAACTCTGGAATTAGCGGAATTAATTCGACAGGAATTGGAGATCAATCCACTTCTGGAAATTGACGAAGAAGCGACCCTGGATTTAGAGCAAGAAGAACCCGAAGCCGAACTGGATGACGAAACCGAGGACGAAGAGCAGGATGAAGCTCCCCTTGAAGAATTGGAATTTGAAGAATCGGATTTAAACACGCTCGACACAGACGTATTCGATGCGCATGACTGGGACCACTACTTAAATGAATCCGGATATGCCAGCCCGCGCGAAGAATTTGAATCCAATGAAGACTGGCACAACGACAGCACCATCGAGAAAACGCTTCGAGATTCACTTTTAGAACAGGTGGTAGTTACGGATCTTTCGCCGAGCGACCGCATCATCGCCGAATATCTAATTTGCAATATTGACGAAGACGGGTTTCTGGAATGTTCGACAGAGGAAGTAGCCGATGAGCTTGGGGTCAATCACGATAACGTGGAACGCATTTTGGGCATTATCCAGACATTTGACCCGGTAGGTGTTGGTGCACGAAATCTTCAAGAGTGTTTGTTGATTCAGTTAAAAGAAAAAAATATCACAAACGGTTTGGTTACAAAGGTGGTACGCAATCACCTCGACGACTGGATCAACCGCCGGTTTAGCCAGATAAATCAGGCTCTTGACACAAGTATTGATGATATGCGCGTTGTCGAAGAAGTCCTCGCATCGCTCAGCCCCAAGCCCAATGTTGAACCCGAACCCGAATTGAATCTCAACCATGTCATTCCCGATCTCGAAGTCCAAAAGATCGGTGACGAATACGTTGTTTCCCTGACCGATCGCATGCTGCCAGAATTGCGTGTCAGTCCAATTTATCGCACCTTGCTCAGGCAATCGAATAAATCGGGGCGAGATGACCTAAAATTGCGAGAGACCAAAAAATTTGTCGTTGAAAAACTCAATTCTGCGCGCTGGTTTATCAATGCGATTCACCAAAGACGCATAACTATGTTAAAGGTCATGCGATGTATTGTCGAAAATCAGATTGAGTTTTTTGACCGGGGTCCTGGTTTTCTCAAGCCGATGGTACTTCAAGAAGTAGCTGACAGGGTGCAGATGCACATATCGACCATCAGCCGTGTGAGCAATGGCAAATACGTGCAAACACCGCATGGCGTTTATGAGTTGAAATATTTTTTTGATAGTGGATTGAGTCGATACGACGACGACGATATCTCTGCCAGAAGTGTAAAAGAAAAAATTGCAGCACTCATTCGCGATGAAGATGTGCAGAATCCATTGAGCGATCAACACATATCAGATATTCTTGAAAAAGAAGGCATTACTATCGCGCGACGCACAGTAGCCAAATATCGAGATGAACTCAATATCAGCTCTGCGCGGCTGCGGAAGGCGATTTAG
- a CDS encoding lamin tail domain-containing protein, with amino-acid sequence MVRYGIVVVMLGMLWGTQIVPAEAVVVINEVLADPPSGNRGDANGDGIQNSYGDEFVEILNTGPDAIDIGGWQLSDLKPGSKGPFTFPPNARIDPGEYIVLFGGGTPTGFEGKVFVDDGKIGGGLSNSGDAVFLITTSNDTIARAEWGSEGGKDQSLVRYPEGTGRWVLHSADPGRGLFSPGKPRSLFDTFESLPEYLDMIEGESVYLIPVTYRDGKPEEAIRIEDEVLWVSWDTTIVRIEHGDKVVAVRAGETEVGFFWRGRESRHTYIRVLEKEKPPLVIWEVYPNPAWGDAGDTNGDGVRHTYQDEFIEVANLSENPIDIGGYFLGDDDTPIDRLFRFPDNTVLDTQAVVVLFGGGDMPVGERIFADDGRIGDGLSNWSDTVQLLAPDSSTVVFSMTYERSTRGVSYARDEDGNYLLHNQIYEEEPISVGRLEPGDDPIDPEKLTEPVTIPDGLVFSEILMLPEQVDANNDGIVDRHADAFVELTNIGADTLDLSGWLLGDDDIVVSRFFPFPDDVVLSPGGYITIFGGGTPVGIPGTVLSAEGRIGNGLSSGGDVVHLIMADGKTVARSVRVPKATPDVSWLFSSDDPPILHPQISDGRTMSPGTSPISEAKSDTLIGAGKPIVFHGEDQTVNNLIEEDYKEGIYPSPNPFNSATVLGFYTTGGPVDVTIYNILGQPVRRLVQQHLSAGYYRRIWDGKNDSGVSVSSGIYIVLLKDKEATFTQRVALLK; translated from the coding sequence ATGGTGAGATACGGGATTGTTGTTGTGATGTTGGGAATGCTGTGGGGAACGCAGATTGTTCCCGCTGAAGCAGTTGTCGTAATCAATGAGGTCCTTGCAGACCCACCGTCGGGAAATAGAGGCGATGCCAATGGGGATGGGATTCAAAACAGCTACGGGGATGAATTTGTGGAAATACTGAATACTGGACCGGATGCTATTGATATTGGTGGATGGCAATTGTCAGACTTGAAACCCGGGTCAAAAGGGCCGTTCACTTTTCCACCAAATGCACGGATTGATCCAGGCGAATACATCGTGCTTTTTGGCGGAGGGACCCCGACCGGATTTGAAGGCAAAGTTTTTGTCGATGATGGTAAGATCGGTGGGGGATTGAGCAATTCGGGAGATGCGGTATTTCTCATCACAACCTCAAACGATACAATTGCAAGAGCAGAATGGGGTAGTGAGGGAGGTAAAGACCAATCTCTGGTGCGGTATCCAGAAGGAACTGGCAGGTGGGTGTTGCACAGTGCGGACCCTGGCAGAGGGTTGTTTTCGCCGGGCAAACCGCGGTCGCTTTTCGATACCTTCGAGTCTCTTCCCGAATATCTGGACATGATAGAAGGAGAGTCCGTTTATCTGATACCCGTGACCTATCGGGATGGAAAGCCCGAAGAAGCAATACGAATTGAAGACGAGGTTTTATGGGTATCATGGGATACCACTATCGTGCGAATCGAACACGGCGACAAGGTTGTTGCTGTGCGTGCTGGTGAGACGGAGGTCGGATTTTTCTGGCGCGGTCGCGAGAGTCGTCACACATATATCCGGGTGTTAGAAAAAGAAAAACCGCCATTGGTGATCTGGGAGGTGTATCCCAATCCCGCCTGGGGAGATGCGGGCGATACCAATGGCGATGGGGTGCGACATACCTATCAGGATGAGTTTATCGAAGTGGCGAATCTGAGCGAGAATCCCATTGACATTGGTGGCTATTTTCTCGGTGATGACGATACCCCAATAGATCGTCTATTTCGATTTCCCGATAACACAGTACTCGATACGCAAGCAGTTGTCGTGCTCTTTGGCGGGGGGGATATGCCCGTTGGCGAACGGATATTTGCCGATGACGGTCGCATTGGCGATGGTCTGTCCAATTGGAGCGATACCGTGCAGTTATTGGCACCCGATAGCAGTACAGTGGTATTTTCAATGACGTATGAACGTTCGACCAGAGGCGTATCTTATGCCAGAGATGAAGACGGCAATTATCTGTTACACAACCAGATATACGAAGAGGAGCCTATCTCAGTCGGGCGCTTAGAGCCAGGTGATGATCCTATTGATCCCGAAAAATTGACCGAGCCAGTGACGATCCCCGATGGTCTGGTATTTTCCGAAATTCTGATGTTGCCTGAACAGGTGGATGCCAATAACGATGGAATTGTCGATCGGCATGCTGATGCTTTTGTCGAATTGACCAATATCGGTGCAGATACACTCGACCTGAGTGGATGGCTACTTGGAGATGATGATATTGTTGTATCTCGATTCTTTCCCTTTCCCGATGATGTCGTGCTCTCACCCGGTGGCTATATCACCATTTTTGGTGGGGGAACACCTGTGGGCATTCCCGGCACTGTTTTATCTGCTGAGGGGCGAATTGGAAATGGACTCAGTAGCGGTGGCGACGTCGTCCACCTGATCATGGCCGATGGTAAGACTGTAGCGCGGTCTGTGCGCGTACCAAAAGCGACACCAGACGTTTCATGGCTATTTTCGTCCGATGATCCTCCGATATTACATCCCCAAATCTCAGATGGGCGAACAATGTCGCCCGGAACATCACCTATTTCAGAGGCGAAATCAGATACCTTAATTGGAGCGGGAAAACCCATTGTTTTTCATGGTGAAGACCAGACTGTTAATAATCTTATCGAAGAGGATTACAAAGAGGGCATTTACCCGTCACCCAATCCCTTCAATTCTGCAACTGTATTGGGTTTTTACACTACAGGAGGTCCTGTTGACGTGACTATATACAATATTTTGGGACAACCTGTCAGACGATTGGTTCAACAGCATTTGTCAGCCGGGTATTATCGGCGTATATGGGATGGTAAAAATGACTCTGGCGTATCTGTGAGTTCTGGAATTTATATAGTCCTTCTAAAAGACAAAGAAGCGACATTTACACAGCGCGTCGCGCTCTTGAAGTGA
- a CDS encoding integration host factor subunit beta encodes MTMTKKDIALKISDRLGIKKQLAYEIVNTLFNTMRENLVAGDRIEIRGFGVLGIKPTKPKPAARNPRTGEIVYVPARRKSYFKAGVLIKKALHEPLDT; translated from the coding sequence ATGACAATGACCAAAAAAGACATCGCGTTAAAAATTTCCGATCGTTTGGGAATTAAAAAGCAACTCGCTTATGAGATTGTAAATACGCTTTTTAACACGATGCGCGAAAATCTGGTCGCCGGTGATCGAATCGAAATCAGGGGATTTGGTGTTCTGGGTATCAAGCCGACCAAACCAAAACCCGCTGCACGCAACCCCCGTACAGGTGAGATAGTTTATGTTCCTGCACGGCGAAAAAGCTATTTTAAAGCGGGTGTTCTGATCAAAAAAGCATTGCACGAACCTTTGGATACGTAG